From one Flavobacterium sp. N502536 genomic stretch:
- a CDS encoding M56 family metallopeptidase, with protein MINYLLKSGILLFVFYAVYKLLLENEKMFRFNRAYLLASLVFSFVIPLQLISFGSFVSAKIGLVQLNEIVLQKSSEQLNTISVNDFLLVLIVAAYSAVVLVLTFRFVLGLNSFYKRIQRSEIRFENGQKIVLLQESGLPYSFWTSIFMNKTEFENGKIPSELIAHEKAHLKQRHTLDILFVEVLQIVFWFNPLLLLYKKSIKLNHEFLADEAVNMQFGEIRSYQHLLLDFASNKNTVALASNINYLITKKRLLMMTKKESPIKIVLKVFTVGSLYALLLFVFSTQAIAQKPPTKAAMKDKDLYVLEEVEKLPEYPGGMTAFYKFIGKNFKMPAAVGKNKIEGKTYMQFTIEKDGSLSDIKTIKDSGYGIGNEVIRVLKLSPKWTAATQQGKSVRVIYSLPITVQPEK; from the coding sequence ATGATAAACTATCTTTTAAAATCAGGAATACTGCTTTTTGTTTTTTATGCAGTATACAAATTGCTGTTGGAAAACGAAAAAATGTTTCGTTTTAATCGCGCTTATTTGCTGGCGAGTTTGGTTTTTAGTTTTGTAATTCCGCTACAACTTATCTCGTTTGGATCGTTTGTGTCTGCTAAAATTGGGTTGGTTCAATTGAATGAAATAGTACTTCAGAAAAGCAGTGAGCAGCTCAATACCATTTCGGTAAATGACTTTTTGTTGGTTTTGATTGTTGCAGCTTACAGCGCCGTAGTTTTAGTGTTGACATTCAGGTTTGTTCTGGGGCTTAATTCGTTTTATAAAAGGATACAGCGCAGTGAAATTCGTTTTGAAAATGGACAAAAAATAGTGTTGCTTCAGGAGTCTGGTTTGCCATACTCTTTTTGGACATCTATTTTTATGAATAAAACAGAATTTGAAAATGGCAAAATTCCATCAGAATTAATAGCCCACGAGAAAGCACATTTGAAACAGAGGCATACTTTGGATATTCTTTTTGTTGAGGTGCTGCAGATTGTTTTCTGGTTCAATCCGTTGCTTCTTCTTTATAAAAAATCCATTAAACTCAATCATGAATTTTTGGCCGATGAAGCCGTAAATATGCAGTTTGGTGAAATTAGAAGTTATCAGCATTTATTGCTTGATTTTGCCTCCAATAAAAATACGGTTGCTCTGGCGAGTAATATCAATTATTTAATAACTAAAAAACGTTTACTTATGATGACTAAAAAAGAATCTCCGATTAAAATTGTATTGAAAGTATTTACAGTGGGTAGTCTTTATGCCTTGCTTTTGTTTGTTTTTAGTACTCAAGCAATTGCTCAAAAACCGCCCACTAAAGCAGCAATGAAAGACAAAGACCTTTATGTATTGGAAGAGGTCGAGAAATTGCCTGAATATCCTGGTGGCATGACAGCGTTTTATAAATTTATTGGGAAGAATTTCAAAATGCCGGCAGCAGTTGGGAAAAATAAAATTGAAGGAAAAACATACATGCAATTCACCATTGAAAAAGATGGAAGTTTATCCGATATTAAAACAATTAAAGACTCCGGTTATGGAATAGGGAATGAGGTTATCCGTGTCCTGAAACTTTCTCCAAAATGGACCGCTGCAACGCAACAGGGGAAATCGGTTAGAGTAATTTACAGTTTGCCAATTACGGTTCAGCCTGAGAAATAG
- a CDS encoding saccharopine dehydrogenase family protein: MRSILIIGAGRSASSLIRYLLAKSESENLHLVVADLSLALAEKKTQKHPNATPIALNIFDTEERKAAIEKASIVISMLPAHLHIEIAKDCLQFKKHLVTASYISDAMQALDEEARKNNLVFMNEIGLDPGIDHMSAMKVIDEIRAKGGKMLLFESFCGGLVAPESDNNLWNYKFTWAPRNVVLAGQGGAAKFIQEGTYKYIPYSALFRRTEFLEVEGYGKFEAYSNRDSLKYKSVYGLDNVLTLYRGTIRRVGFSKAWNMFVQLGMTDDSYIMEDSENMSYRQFVNSFLPYHPTDSVEIKTRLILKIDQDDIMWDKLLELDLFNPNKKINLPNATPAQILEKILTDSWSLEPDDKDMIVMYHKFGYELNGEKKQIDSKMVCIGDDQTYTAMAKTVGLPVAMATLLILNGKITTPGVQLPIKKEVYLPILKELEEYGVIFNEQKMPYFGYNPDLF, translated from the coding sequence ATGAGAAGCATTTTAATCATTGGAGCCGGTAGATCTGCATCGTCCTTAATACGTTATTTACTAGCAAAATCAGAAAGCGAAAACCTACATCTTGTTGTGGCCGACCTTTCTTTGGCCTTAGCCGAAAAAAAGACACAAAAACATCCTAATGCGACTCCAATTGCTTTAAATATTTTTGATACCGAAGAAAGAAAAGCAGCAATCGAAAAAGCGTCTATCGTAATCTCGATGCTGCCTGCCCATTTACATATCGAAATCGCCAAAGACTGTCTACAGTTTAAAAAACATCTGGTTACAGCTTCCTATATCAGTGATGCCATGCAGGCACTGGACGAGGAAGCCCGAAAAAACAATTTGGTTTTCATGAACGAGATTGGTCTTGATCCCGGAATCGATCACATGAGCGCCATGAAAGTGATTGATGAAATCAGAGCCAAAGGTGGCAAAATGCTGCTTTTTGAATCCTTTTGCGGTGGCTTAGTTGCTCCCGAATCCGATAATAATTTATGGAATTACAAATTTACCTGGGCTCCTCGAAATGTCGTTCTGGCGGGACAAGGAGGCGCAGCAAAATTTATTCAGGAAGGTACTTATAAATACATTCCGTACAGCGCTTTATTTCGCCGTACCGAATTTCTGGAAGTAGAAGGTTACGGGAAATTTGAGGCTTATTCCAATCGCGATTCCCTTAAATACAAATCGGTTTACGGTTTAGACAATGTGCTAACGCTGTACAGAGGAACCATCAGAAGAGTAGGTTTCTCGAAGGCATGGAATATGTTTGTACAACTGGGTATGACAGACGACAGCTATATCATGGAAGACTCTGAAAACATGAGCTACCGTCAATTTGTGAATTCCTTTTTACCGTACCACCCAACCGATTCTGTAGAAATCAAAACCCGACTGATCTTAAAAATTGATCAGGACGATATTATGTGGGACAAGCTTCTGGAACTGGATTTGTTTAATCCCAACAAGAAAATAAATCTGCCCAATGCCACTCCTGCGCAGATCTTAGAAAAAATATTAACCGACAGCTGGTCTCTGGAACCGGATGACAAAGACATGATTGTCATGTACCATAAGTTTGGCTATGAACTCAATGGAGAGAAAAAACAAATTGACTCCAAAATGGTTTGTATTGGAGACGACCAAACCTATACTGCAATGGCAAAAACCGTTGGACTACCGGTTGCAATGGCGACGCTGTTAATTTTAAATGGAAAAATCACAACTCCAGGCGTACAGCTTCCGATAAAAAAAGAAGTGTACCTGCCTATTTTAAAGGAGCTAGAAGAATATGGGGTTATTTTTAACGAGCAAAAAATGCCTTATTTTGGATATAATCCGGATTTGTTCTAA
- a CDS encoding DUF423 domain-containing protein yields MKRRIVLAGTFMGMLAIILGAFGAHLLKKYLSVEELNTFEVGVRYQMYHALFLLFLSTRKDIAEKTVKAIYNLVVAGVLLFSGSIYLLATKSMTVFDFKIIVFATPLGGFLLIIAWALLFVTILRRKS; encoded by the coding sequence ATGAAAAGAAGAATTGTTTTGGCAGGAACTTTTATGGGAATGTTAGCGATCATTTTGGGCGCTTTTGGTGCGCATTTACTGAAGAAATACTTATCAGTAGAAGAATTAAATACTTTTGAAGTAGGAGTTCGTTACCAAATGTATCATGCTTTATTTTTACTTTTTCTTTCGACCAGAAAAGATATTGCCGAAAAAACCGTTAAAGCAATCTATAATTTGGTGGTTGCCGGGGTACTTCTTTTTAGCGGATCTATCTATTTGTTAGCGACAAAAAGCATGACTGTTTTTGATTTTAAAATTATCGTATTCGCAACTCCTTTGGGTGGTTTTTTATTAATTATTGCCTGGGCGCTGTTATTTGTTACGATTTTGAGGAGAAAATCATAA
- the pckA gene encoding phosphoenolpyruvate carboxykinase (ATP) has protein sequence MDSHTVFTQSISLKELGIENAKVRYQLSADELHAITLQSGQGVENSTGALAINTGEFTGRSPQDRYIVKDGITGDQVWWGNVNISFEPDAFERLYNKVTQFLSNKEVFVRDSYVCSDANYRLNVRVVTETAWSNLFCYNMFLRPEESELANFTPEWTVVCAPSFMADPAVDGTRQSNFAILDFTKKIALIGGTGYTGEMKKGIFSALNFILPVFKNTLPMHCSANVGEAGDTAIFFGLSGTGKTTLSADPQRKLIGDDEHGWTAENTVFNFEGGCYAKVINLTEENEPDIFRAIKKGALLENVVFKSGTNEVDYDDVSITQNTRVSYPITHIDNIQPGSIGHNPKNIFFLTADSFGILPPISKLTPGQAAYYFISGYTAKVAGTEAGVTEPQPNFSACFGAPFMPLHPTRYAEMLTKKMEEADVKVWLINTGWTGGPYGTGSRMKLKYTRAMITAALNGELDNVAFKNHKVFGIAQPETCPNVPNEILDPRNTWEDPELYDKKAVELAQKFKANFAKFEEFANAEILAGAPIIE, from the coding sequence ATGGACAGTCACACAGTTTTCACGCAATCGATTTCGCTGAAAGAATTAGGAATTGAAAATGCAAAAGTTCGCTATCAACTATCTGCAGATGAATTGCATGCGATCACTTTGCAATCAGGTCAAGGTGTTGAGAACTCCACGGGAGCATTAGCAATTAATACGGGCGAATTTACAGGACGTTCTCCTCAGGATCGTTACATCGTAAAAGATGGTATTACCGGAGATCAGGTTTGGTGGGGAAATGTAAACATTTCTTTTGAACCGGATGCTTTTGAAAGATTATACAACAAGGTAACGCAGTTTTTATCGAATAAAGAAGTTTTTGTTCGTGATTCTTACGTTTGCTCTGATGCTAATTATAGACTAAATGTTCGTGTTGTTACTGAAACAGCATGGTCGAATTTGTTTTGCTACAACATGTTTTTAAGACCAGAGGAGTCAGAATTAGCTAATTTTACTCCAGAATGGACTGTAGTTTGTGCTCCAAGTTTTATGGCAGATCCTGCTGTAGACGGAACGCGTCAGTCTAATTTTGCTATTTTAGATTTTACTAAAAAGATCGCACTTATTGGAGGAACAGGTTATACTGGAGAAATGAAAAAGGGAATTTTCTCTGCTTTAAACTTCATTCTTCCGGTTTTCAAAAATACATTACCAATGCACTGTAGTGCGAATGTTGGTGAAGCAGGAGATACTGCAATTTTCTTCGGATTATCAGGAACAGGAAAAACAACTTTATCAGCAGATCCGCAACGTAAGTTAATTGGAGACGATGAACACGGATGGACTGCAGAAAATACTGTTTTCAACTTTGAAGGTGGTTGCTATGCAAAAGTAATTAACCTTACAGAAGAAAACGAACCGGACATTTTTAGAGCAATCAAAAAAGGAGCGCTTTTAGAAAATGTGGTTTTCAAATCGGGAACAAACGAAGTAGATTATGATGATGTTTCCATCACTCAAAATACTCGTGTAAGTTACCCAATCACTCATATCGACAACATTCAGCCAGGTTCTATTGGACATAATCCTAAGAATATCTTTTTCTTAACTGCTGATTCTTTCGGAATTTTGCCTCCAATCTCAAAATTAACTCCGGGACAGGCTGCTTACTATTTTATCTCAGGATATACAGCTAAAGTTGCAGGAACTGAAGCAGGAGTTACAGAACCACAACCTAATTTCTCAGCTTGTTTTGGTGCACCATTTATGCCATTACATCCAACACGTTACGCAGAAATGCTAACTAAAAAAATGGAAGAAGCTGATGTAAAAGTTTGGTTGATCAATACAGGTTGGACAGGAGGTCCTTACGGAACAGGAAGCCGTATGAAATTAAAATACACACGTGCCATGATTACCGCTGCCTTAAACGGAGAATTGGATAACGTTGCGTTTAAAAATCATAAAGTATTTGGAATTGCACAACCTGAAACTTGTCCAAACGTTCCAAATGAAATCTTAGATCCGAGAAATACTTGGGAAGATCCTGAGTTGTACGATAAAAAAGCAGTTGAATTGGCTCAGAAATTTAAAGCTAATTTTGCCAAATTTGAAGAATTTGCCAATGCCGAAATTTTGGCTGGTGCACCGATCATAGAATAA
- a CDS encoding phytase, with translation MKNKTILAFLLLSTLFIACKEDKLAPVAANAVKPTVVTEALPHDTDDPSIWIHPTDASKSIIVGTDKDTDGALYAFDLKGKIIAKSEILKRPNNVDIAYGLSIDGKKVDIAVTTERESNKIRIFSLPDLKAIDNGGISVFEGEALRDPMGVALYTRKSDDKIFAIVGRKSGPSGSYLWQYELSGNGKSATAKVVRKFGAYSGKKEIEAIAVDNELGTVLYCDEQFGIRKYKADPALKDNKELTIFGKTGFKADNEGIAIYKKTDSTGYILVSNQQANTFMVYPREGANGNPNNYPLLAEIPTSTIECDGADVTSINLGGAFKNGLFVAMSNGMTFHYYAWDLIQKRIDDRK, from the coding sequence ATGAAAAATAAAACGATACTAGCCTTTTTGCTTTTAAGCACTTTATTTATCGCCTGTAAAGAGGATAAACTGGCTCCCGTTGCTGCAAATGCTGTAAAACCAACCGTTGTTACCGAAGCCTTACCTCACGACACGGACGATCCTTCGATCTGGATTCATCCAACCGACGCTTCTAAAAGCATCATTGTAGGAACCGATAAGGATACTGACGGTGCTTTGTATGCTTTTGATTTAAAGGGAAAAATCATTGCAAAATCTGAAATTTTAAAACGCCCGAACAATGTTGATATCGCTTATGGCTTAAGCATCGATGGGAAAAAAGTTGATATTGCAGTCACTACAGAAAGAGAATCAAACAAAATAAGAATCTTTAGTCTACCCGATTTAAAAGCAATTGATAACGGAGGAATTTCTGTTTTTGAAGGCGAGGCTTTACGCGATCCGATGGGAGTTGCATTGTATACCCGAAAAAGCGACGATAAAATTTTTGCTATCGTAGGCAGAAAATCAGGACCTTCAGGAAGTTACTTATGGCAATATGAACTTTCCGGAAATGGAAAATCGGCTACAGCAAAAGTCGTTCGAAAGTTTGGCGCTTACAGCGGAAAGAAAGAGATCGAAGCTATTGCGGTTGACAATGAATTAGGAACTGTTTTGTATTGTGACGAACAATTCGGAATCAGAAAATACAAAGCCGATCCTGCTTTAAAAGACAACAAAGAACTCACCATTTTTGGAAAAACAGGTTTTAAAGCGGATAATGAAGGAATCGCGATTTACAAAAAAACAGATTCTACCGGATACATCCTGGTTTCAAACCAGCAAGCGAATACTTTCATGGTCTATCCGAGAGAAGGAGCAAATGGAAACCCAAATAACTATCCTCTATTAGCAGAAATCCCAACATCAACTATAGAATGTGATGGTGCCGATGTGACCAGCATAAATTTAGGCGGAGCTTTTAAAAACGGGCTGTTTGTAGCCATGAGCAACGGAATGACTTTTCACTACTACGCCTGGGATTTGATCCAGAAACGTATTGATGACAGGAAATAA
- a CDS encoding TonB-dependent receptor, with protein sequence MKKFYLLVTFLLLAFSGYAQKAIISGKVMDTDDKLPLPGAMIQIVGENKYTVSDYNGRFELLNINAGTYQLQVKYIGYTAITKEITVEQGKNNVVDFALKTSGTELNEVVVGDILKGQAKALNQQKNNKNIGNVISSDQMGRFPDANVGDALKRVPGITMQNDQGEARNIIIRGLAPSLNSVTLNGDRIPSAEGDNRNVQMDLIPSDMISTIEVNKTLTPDMDADAIGGSVNLITRATPNGERISATLAGGYLPIREHASYTAGLVYGNRFFDNKLGAVFSGSYNNVDYGSDNIENEWVKDKFGNEYLQASEVRKYDVQRIRRSGSVALDYKFDENNTIFANAIYNWREDRENRFRTTYDDIEPIYNGQQITAFKGRVKRQTKGGIDNDRNKNRRLEDQRVQNYSIRGEHLINSKLDLDWSANYAKAREYRPEERYIEYRQKGLDMTQDLSDIRFPLLTTTGEALNKFKFQTATENTDETSESEFGAKINIRFPFTIIPSEKGRLRTGVRLRLKEKERNNNFFAYTPINTDMALLSQISNSNYDGQNFNPGSKYVPGSFASANFLGSLDLNNATLFNKKADPAEFLAVNYNAKENIYAAYVRWDQDFNDKLSMVLGFRVENTRIDYTGNRVLDEEKLESQINTTNSYTNLLPSLSLQYNATKDLVLRAAATTALARPNYYALAPYVNNIAAEKEIMAGNPDLDATYSYNYDFMAENYFKSVGLISGGVFYKKLENFIYNYSDNQYTAAKFAADFPNQVNPIPTGENWSFLQSRNGETVDVYGFEVAFQRQLDFLPGKFLKGFGIYLNYTYTKSKAKGIADEDGNERNNISLPGTTPHMFNGSLSWENKRFSARVSTNFTSDYLDELGSESYKDSYYDKQFFLDANASFKITPKLRLFAEANNLTNQPLRYYQGVEAHTKQVEYYQARYNFGLKLDL encoded by the coding sequence ATGAAAAAATTTTATTTACTGGTAACATTCCTGCTTTTAGCCTTTTCAGGTTATGCCCAAAAGGCTATAATCTCAGGAAAAGTGATGGATACTGACGATAAACTTCCTTTACCGGGAGCAATGATTCAGATTGTAGGCGAAAACAAATATACCGTTTCAGATTACAATGGTCGTTTTGAATTGCTTAATATAAATGCAGGAACCTATCAGCTACAGGTAAAATATATTGGATACACTGCCATTACAAAAGAAATTACGGTGGAACAGGGTAAAAATAACGTAGTTGATTTTGCACTTAAAACATCCGGAACTGAATTGAACGAAGTAGTGGTCGGAGACATTTTAAAAGGCCAGGCAAAAGCGCTAAACCAGCAGAAAAACAATAAAAACATCGGAAACGTAATCTCATCTGATCAAATGGGTCGTTTTCCGGATGCTAACGTTGGAGATGCTTTAAAGCGTGTTCCGGGAATCACCATGCAAAACGATCAGGGTGAAGCCCGTAACATCATCATCCGTGGTCTTGCTCCATCATTGAACTCGGTTACTTTGAATGGAGACCGAATCCCATCAGCAGAAGGAGACAACAGAAATGTACAAATGGATTTGATTCCATCAGATATGATCTCAACAATTGAAGTCAACAAAACCCTGACTCCGGATATGGATGCAGATGCCATTGGAGGTTCTGTAAATCTAATTACAAGAGCTACGCCAAATGGAGAGCGAATCTCGGCAACTCTGGCCGGAGGTTATTTACCAATTCGCGAACACGCTTCCTATACTGCGGGACTTGTTTATGGAAATCGTTTTTTCGACAATAAATTAGGAGCTGTTTTTAGCGGATCATATAACAATGTCGATTATGGATCTGATAATATTGAAAACGAATGGGTAAAAGATAAATTCGGGAATGAATATTTACAGGCATCAGAAGTTAGAAAGTACGATGTACAGCGTATTCGCCGCAGCGGATCTGTAGCATTGGATTATAAATTTGATGAAAACAACACCATTTTTGCCAACGCTATTTACAACTGGAGAGAAGATAGAGAAAACCGTTTCAGAACCACTTACGATGATATCGAACCCATTTATAACGGTCAGCAAATTACAGCATTTAAAGGGCGTGTAAAACGTCAGACAAAAGGTGGAATAGACAATGATCGCAACAAAAACAGAAGATTAGAAGATCAGCGTGTTCAGAATTATTCGATTCGCGGAGAACATTTAATCAATTCTAAACTTGATTTAGACTGGTCTGCCAATTATGCAAAAGCCAGAGAATACCGTCCGGAAGAGCGTTATATCGAATACCGTCAGAAAGGTTTGGATATGACTCAGGATTTATCAGACATTCGATTTCCATTACTCACCACAACCGGAGAGGCTCTAAACAAATTCAAATTTCAAACGGCTACTGAAAATACAGATGAAACCAGCGAAAGTGAATTTGGGGCAAAAATTAATATCCGTTTTCCTTTTACGATTATTCCGTCTGAAAAAGGAAGATTGAGAACAGGAGTTAGGCTTCGATTGAAAGAAAAAGAGAGAAACAACAATTTCTTTGCTTATACGCCTATCAACACCGATATGGCTTTATTGTCGCAAATTTCAAATAGCAATTACGACGGTCAAAACTTTAATCCGGGAAGCAAATATGTACCGGGAAGTTTTGCTTCGGCTAACTTTTTAGGAAGTTTAGATTTAAACAATGCTACATTATTTAACAAAAAAGCAGATCCTGCAGAATTTCTGGCGGTAAATTATAATGCCAAAGAAAACATTTATGCGGCTTATGTAAGATGGGATCAGGATTTTAACGATAAGTTATCTATGGTTTTAGGTTTTCGTGTAGAAAACACTCGTATTGATTATACCGGAAACCGCGTACTGGATGAAGAAAAATTAGAGAGTCAGATCAACACGACCAACTCTTATACTAATTTATTACCAAGCCTCTCTTTGCAATACAACGCGACCAAAGATCTGGTTTTAAGAGCGGCTGCTACAACTGCTTTGGCAAGACCAAACTATTACGCACTTGCTCCTTACGTAAACAACATTGCTGCCGAAAAAGAAATTATGGCCGGAAATCCGGATCTTGACGCCACTTACTCCTACAATTATGATTTTATGGCCGAAAACTATTTCAAGTCGGTTGGATTAATTTCGGGAGGTGTTTTCTATAAAAAATTAGAAAACTTTATTTACAATTACAGCGACAACCAATACACTGCTGCAAAATTTGCTGCTGATTTCCCAAATCAGGTAAATCCAATTCCGACGGGCGAAAACTGGTCATTTTTACAATCCAGAAACGGAGAAACTGTTGATGTTTATGGTTTTGAAGTTGCTTTTCAACGTCAGTTAGATTTCCTTCCTGGCAAATTTCTTAAAGGATTTGGTATCTATCTGAATTACACTTATACCAAATCTAAAGCAAAAGGAATTGCGGATGAAGATGGAAACGAAAGAAACAACATCAGTCTTCCGGGAACCACTCCGCACATGTTTAACGGTTCTTTATCCTGGGAAAACAAACGTTTTTCTGCGAGAGTATCGACCAATTTCACTTCTGATTATTTAGATGAGTTGGGTTCAGAATCTTACAAAGACAGTTACTACGACAAACAATTTTTCCTGGATGCCAATGCTTCTTTCAAAATTACCCCAAAACTTCGCCTTTTTGCTGAAGCAAATAATTTAACAAATCAGCCATTGCGCTACTATCAGGGTGTTGAAGCGCATACTAAACAGGTTGAGTACTATCAGGCCCGATACAATTTTGGTTTGAAGCTTGACTTGTAA
- a CDS encoding DUF4407 domain-containing protein, with translation MLKQFFILCSGADRDLLEGCSNGEQTKYVGIGATVFFTAVMAFLASAYALFTVFDSIYPALIFGFVWSLLIFNLDRFIVSTIKKRDRFMDEFIQATPRIILAIIIAIVISKPLEIKIFEKEINTVLLKEKNEMELANKKQVGNYFKSDLDKNKAEIAALKNDVLKKEKEVNDLYSTYITEAEGTSGTKKLGKGPVYKEKREKHDAALKDLAALKSTNEAKIAEKEKTGKQLQADLDKKVTQTQPIIEGFDGLMARINALNKLPWLPSFFIMLLFLAIETSPIIAKLLAPKGEFDFKQEEAETAMKATLEQNKYQRELLVKTSAEMHDKVYADIAGDRGLYDLQRKNAKELLELQSNSFVEKQKATL, from the coding sequence ATGTTAAAACAATTTTTTATTCTCTGCTCGGGAGCCGATCGTGATCTGCTCGAGGGCTGTTCAAATGGCGAGCAAACCAAATACGTTGGTATTGGTGCCACCGTATTTTTTACTGCAGTTATGGCTTTTCTGGCCAGTGCTTATGCGCTTTTTACCGTTTTTGATTCTATTTATCCGGCTTTAATTTTTGGATTTGTTTGGAGTTTGCTCATTTTTAATCTGGATCGATTTATCGTTTCGACGATTAAAAAAAGAGATCGTTTTATGGATGAATTTATTCAGGCGACTCCTCGAATCATACTCGCAATTATTATTGCAATCGTAATTTCGAAACCTTTGGAGATTAAAATTTTCGAAAAAGAAATCAATACGGTTTTATTGAAGGAAAAAAACGAAATGGAATTGGCAAACAAAAAGCAGGTGGGCAATTATTTCAAATCGGATTTAGATAAGAATAAGGCTGAGATTGCAGCTTTGAAAAATGATGTTCTGAAAAAAGAAAAAGAGGTAAATGATTTGTATTCGACTTATATCACAGAAGCCGAAGGAACTTCAGGAACCAAAAAACTTGGTAAAGGACCGGTTTATAAAGAAAAACGAGAGAAACATGACGCAGCTCTAAAAGACTTAGCAGCATTAAAGAGCACTAATGAAGCCAAGATTGCCGAGAAAGAAAAAACGGGAAAACAATTGCAGGCCGATTTAGATAAAAAAGTTACGCAAACACAACCCATCATTGAAGGTTTTGACGGTTTAATGGCACGTATTAATGCTTTGAATAAATTGCCCTGGCTACCGTCTTTTTTTATAATGTTGCTGTTTTTAGCCATTGAAACTTCTCCGATTATAGCCAAATTATTAGCTCCTAAAGGCGAGTTTGATTTTAAACAGGAAGAAGCCGAAACGGCAATGAAAGCCACTTTGGAACAAAACAAATACCAGCGCGAATTATTGGTTAAAACAAGTGCAGAAATGCACGATAAAGTTTATGCCGATATTGCCGGAGACAGAGGACTCTATGATTTGCAACGCAAAAATGCAAAGGAATTACTTGAATTGCAATCGAATAGTTTTGTAGAGAAGCAGAAAGCAACATTGTGA
- a CDS encoding PH domain-containing protein translates to MKEQFKKFLNEEQDPKAIEKITSKLNDLLMKNEEVGYIAVQKKPAITVFPDSIILTNKRIIICKPKNLGLSMDFTDYTWDDIASTFVKENILGSEFSFGTKTDLAISIDYIPKTQARKIYTYAKEQLDLLKNPVVTEAPAAEPAPIVEDDFEEVEEVETEEVTSFAEILPATTPYETFEPIQPTQTPAGERKLSDLTKEELFDKLQNYKKLLDNGLIMQGEYDTYKKEILSYM, encoded by the coding sequence ATGAAAGAACAATTTAAAAAATTTCTGAACGAAGAACAAGACCCTAAAGCGATTGAAAAAATCACTTCGAAACTCAATGATTTATTGATGAAAAACGAAGAAGTCGGGTACATCGCGGTTCAAAAAAAACCAGCAATTACTGTTTTTCCGGATAGCATAATCTTAACCAATAAACGTATCATTATTTGCAAACCTAAAAACTTAGGTCTTTCAATGGATTTTACAGATTATACCTGGGATGATATTGCCAGTACTTTTGTAAAAGAGAATATTTTAGGTTCTGAATTTTCATTTGGTACCAAAACGGATTTGGCCATTTCGATCGATTATATCCCGAAAACTCAGGCAAGAAAAATTTATACTTATGCTAAAGAACAATTGGATTTGTTGAAAAACCCTGTTGTTACAGAAGCTCCTGCAGCAGAACCAGCACCAATCGTTGAAGATGATTTTGAAGAAGTTGAAGAAGTTGAAACGGAAGAAGTTACCAGTTTTGCCGAAATTTTACCTGCAACAACTCCTTATGAAACTTTTGAGCCTATACAACCGACTCAAACTCCTGCCGGAGAACGTAAATTGAGCGACTTAACCAAAGAGGAACTTTTTGACAAGCTGCAGAATTATAAAAAATTGCTTGACAATGGTTTAATTATGCAGGGAGAATATGATACCTATAAAAAAGAGATTTTAAGCTATATGTAG
- a CDS encoding MmcQ/YjbR family DNA-binding protein codes for MNLETYYEYCLSKKGVSEHFPFDEDTLVFKVGGKMFALSSLSQWEKNEPSVNLKCDPERAQELRAEYDEIKPGFHMSKVHWNTIALNGNLPTSFVKELIDHSYELVFKSLTKKIQNEIIELEN; via the coding sequence ATGAATCTGGAAACGTACTACGAATATTGTCTTTCGAAAAAGGGTGTTAGCGAGCATTTTCCTTTTGATGAAGACACTTTGGTTTTTAAAGTTGGCGGAAAAATGTTTGCATTATCCTCCTTATCGCAATGGGAAAAAAATGAGCCTTCGGTTAATTTAAAATGTGACCCGGAACGCGCTCAGGAACTAAGAGCCGAGTATGACGAGATCAAACCCGGATTTCACATGAGCAAAGTACACTGGAATACGATTGCCCTCAACGGAAATTTACCGACCTCTTTCGTCAAAGAATTGATTGATCACTCGTATGAATTGGTTTTCAAAAGTTTGACAAAGAAAATTCAGAATGAAATTATCGAATTAGAAAATTAG